In one window of Microplitis demolitor isolate Queensland-Clemson2020A chromosome 4, iyMicDemo2.1a, whole genome shotgun sequence DNA:
- the LOC128667551 gene encoding uncharacterized protein LOC128667551 — MARVTEYSIREVSEQVKRSAKQQSCSPLVKKRKHAQGVNSEADLSKSGVLKELENEPKASKTSDEEGTESKADDLTSDNSAILSFAEPTVVSSRRRTKQGAPQWSLRKITIHKCLHERLLKFLVCSEHDIEKFAEEMDHCMNSVPIIIVPNTCESLVGIFNIKYLLQDLKFERNVERPYFIDRPSMIIHRPHSDGSSSPYQICDDPWTLTTREWLRVVAAFTYGHPSQFTGWPCKGDPSVIFRKICGFHVKYSDVPVPEGVEKQKVFIIEVNRNDRTKDMCRKSVLGLPEVELGGWTWSPGLRAPLGLVAVKPTGVLALVSHSRTPPMGLDGLLPTGDGDVFLAVHMV, encoded by the exons ATGGCAAGAGTTACAGAATATTCAATTCGTGAAGTTTCGGAACAAGTGAAAAGAAGTGCTAAGCAACAATCGTGTTCGCCTCTGGTGAAAAAACGTAAACATGCTCAAGGTGTCAATTCTGAGGCTGACTTGAGTAAATCGGGAGTGTTAAAAGAACTTGAGAACGAGCCGAAAGCATCGAAAACGAGTGATGAAGAAGGAACGGAATCTAAAGCAGATGATCTAACATCTGATAATTCAGCGATACTGTCATTTGCTGAACCAACGGTGGTGAGTTCACGGCGTCGCACTAAACAAGGGGCGCCACAATGGTCATTACGAAAAATCACTATCCACAAGTGCCTCCATGAGCGATTACTAAAATTTCTCGTTTGTTCGGAACatgacattgaaaaatttgcGGAAGAAATGGATCATTGCATGAATtcggttcctataattattgTCCCAAATACCTGTGAGTCATTGGTTGGGATATTCAACATCAAATATTTGCTGCAAGATTTGAAATTCGAGAGGAATGTAGAAAGGCCATATTTCATTGACAGACCTTCTATGATTATACACAGACCTCATTCGGATGGTAGTTCATCACCTTACCAAATTTGTGACGATCCTTGGACATTAACAACACGAGAATGGCTTCGTGTAGTAGCGGCATTCACTTACGGGCATCCTTCCCAGTTCACAGGATGGCCTTGCAAAGGCGATCCATCtgtaattttcagaaaaatttgtgGATTCCATGTTAAATACAGTGATGTTCCAGTTCCTGAGGGTGTTGAgaaacaaaaagtttttataattgaagTGAATCGCAATGACAGGACCAAGGATATG TGTCGGAAATCAGTGCTGGGCCTACCCGAGGTTGAGCTGGGCGGCTGGACGTGGTCCCCTGGTCTTCGGGCACCATTGGGCCTAGTCGCTGTAAAGCCGACTGGCGTATTGGCACTTGTAAGTCACTCTCGGACCCCGCCAATGGGCTTGGATGGTTTATTACCAACCGGCGATGGAGATGTCTTCCTGGCGGTCCATATGGTCTGA